DNA from Comamonas serinivorans:
CTGGGGAGGGGGGGATTTCTTCTTGCCCTGGGCCGACGCCCATTTGGTGGCAAAGGCCTGCAGATCAGCCAGGCGTTTGAGCAGGTCCATGCCGCTGGGCGTCAGGCAATAGCCTTCGCCGCCATGGCCGACGAGGTTGGCGGCGCGCAATTCCTTCAGGCGCGTGTTCAGGGTGTTGGGCGTGATGTTGCCCACGCTGTCCTGCAGCAGCCGGAAGGTCTGGGGATGGCCATCGCGCAGCGCCCACAGCACACGCATGGCATACCGCGCCTCCAACAAGCCAAGCAGCTCGTTGGTGGCGGCGCTTTCCTTGGTGCTCATGGGCTCTCCTGCATACGTTCTGACTCCGGCACCCTGGGCACTCCAGCATCATGCGCTTGGCAGCAAGGGTGCAACAAGGTGTCTAGCTCGCCAAACTATAGCGGAATTTTCTCTCTGCTACGAGTTTCATAGCTTCCCGGCAATCTGGGCGCCGATTTTCGATGCGTATTTACAACGGCTTACAGGCGGCCGCGGAGGGGCGTCGTCCCCCTTGGGTTGTGGGAAACCGGGCCGATCCGGCCAGTCCGGTGGGCAGCCGATGAGGCGGCGTTGCAGCTCGCTGCCGCTCATCGCGTGGACTGGTTGGTGCCCCAGGCCATGGGCGGATGGCGTTGCCGTTGATCATGCCCAACAGCACGAGGGCTCAGGCGGCCAGCATCAGCCGGTATCTGCATCCGGGGGGGGCGTGGGGCGCATCAGGCTCAGGTGCGGTTCGGCTTCACCCAATCAGTGCCATCCCGCCTCCTCGGCAACAGGGTTCGAGGTTGCCCAGGCCATCTTTTCGTGCCGCAAGACCCCGGCCGCTGACGCCTGATGCGGGGCGCGCCCAAGCGGGGCGCGCCACCACCCCTGGCGCGTTCAGACCGTCTCGGCCATGCCCTGGTGGCGCAACAGGGCGTCCAGGCTGGGTTCGCGCCCCCGGAAGGCCTTGAACGACTCGATGGCCGGGCGGCTGCCACCCGCTTCCAGGATGGACTGGCGGTAGCGGCGGCCGGTCTCCACGCTGTGGCGGCCCTCGGCGTCCATGGTCTCTTCAAAGGCGGCGTAGGCATCGGCAGACAGCACCTCGGCCCACTTGTAGCTGTAGTAGCCGGCGGAATAGCCGCCCGCGAAGATGTGGCTGAAGGTGTGGGCCGAGCGGTTGTAGGGCGCCGTGGGCAGCACGGCGGCTTCGGCGCGCACGCGCGCCAGCACCTCGGCCACGTCGGGCTGGGCGGTGGCCGCATGCAGTTCCATGTCGAACAGCGCGAACTCGATCTGGCGCACCGTCTGCATGCCGGCCTGGTAGTTCTTGGCCGCGGTCATCTTGTCGAACAGCGCGCGGGGCAGCGGCTCGCCGGTCTCCACATGGGCCGTCATGTGCGAGAGCACGTTCCACTCCCAGCAGAAGTTCTCCATGAACTGGCTGGGCAGCTCCACCGCATCCCACTCGACGCCGCTGATGCCCGACACGTCGTGGTCGTTCACCTGCGTGAGCATGTGGTGGATGCCGTGTCCGAACTCGTGGAACAGCGTGGTGACGTCGTCGTGGGTGAGCAGCGGTGGCTTGCCGCCCACGCCGGCGGCGAAGTTGCACACCAGCTGTGCAATCGGCGTCTGCAGCGTGCCCGTGTCGGGGCG
Protein-coding regions in this window:
- a CDS encoding winged helix-turn-helix transcriptional regulator, which codes for MSTKESAATNELLGLLEARYAMRVLWALRDGHPQTFRLLQDSVGNITPNTLNTRLKELRAANLVGHGGEGYCLTPSGMDLLKRLADLQAFATKWASAQGKKKSPPPQE